Proteins encoded by one window of Vigna radiata var. radiata cultivar VC1973A unplaced genomic scaffold, Vradiata_ver6 scaffold_353, whole genome shotgun sequence:
- the LOC106779160 gene encoding uncharacterized protein LOC106779160, with protein sequence MARCLLKEKSLPQNLWAEVVSTAVYLLNMCPTKRIEGKVPLEVWIGSTPSVKHLKGIRFFSFGSYCRLEANQARRQKRADGVYGLSSYRGLQVLRSDEAEYDHQQGCDHVRERILGLESHAYKFEEDFGSWGY encoded by the coding sequence ATGGCCAGATGCCTTCTCAAGGAGAAGAGCTTGCCACAAAATCTTTGGGCTGAAGTTGTGTCAACAGCTGTCTATCTTCTCAACATGTGTCCAACCAAACGTATAGAAGGAAAAGTTCCACTGGAAGTTTGGATAGGATCAACACCATCGGTAAAACACTTAAAAGGTATTCGATTCTTTAGCTTTGGTTCATATTGCAGATTAGAAGCGAACCAAGCTAGAAGACAAAAGCGAGCCGATGGTGTTTATGGGCTATCATCCTACCGGGGCTTACAAGTTTTACGATCTGATGAAGCAGAATATGATCATCAGCAGGGATGTGATCATGTTAGAGAAAGAATCCTAGGATTAGAGTCACATGCATACAAGTTCGAAGAAGACTTTGGTTCGTGGGGTTACTGA
- the LOC106779168 gene encoding putative receptor-like protein kinase At4g00960, producing MGKTQLNVRSVYFFVFMFLVSFKSLVTKAQPPFYLGDDCDFTPQKPLSNAYKTNINNILSWLSSDAATSRGYNYKSIGNNTPVYGLYDCRGDVVGYFCQFCVSAASRRVLQHCPNRVSAVMYYNFCLLRYSNQNFIGNVTINHPRHHVGNKTVSDAEEIQKGEDFMRSLIRKATVETNKLYYMDGFNLSSTQRRYGLVQCTRDLTNESCRQCLEAMLAQVPKCCEHNLGWLVGTASCHIKYDDYMFYLFNNQSYIVPGLTAKQGDPSKSRNLIIGLSVVGLVVLCLSIYSLCYWNRVRKDGLITDTIPLSAYTNLPIIPLITILESTDNFSEASKLGEGGFGPVYKGILPDGRQVAVKRLSKASSQGTEEFKNEVTFIAKLQHCNLVRLVACCLEENEKILVYEYLSNASLDFHLFDDEKRKQLDWKLRSSIINGIARGLLYLHEDSRLKVIHRDLKASNVLLDDEMNPKISDFGLARAFENGQNQANTKRVMGTYGYMAPEYAMEGLFSMKSDVFSFGVLVLEIICGKKNSGFFLSDHGQSLLLYSWRMWCAGKCLELMDPVLENSYISNEVEKFIQIGLLCVQEAATTRPTMSTVMVLLATDVMNIPKPNKPAFSVGRMTSVEASASKCSKSISINDASISSIAPR from the exons ATGGGAAAAACACAGCTCAATGTGAGATCAgtatatttctttgttttcatgttCTTGGTAAGCTTCAAATCACTAGTTACCAAAGCACAACCACCCTTTTATCTGGGAGATGACTGTGATTTCACCCCTCAAAAGCCTCTCAGCAATGCATACAAAACGAACATTAACAACATCCTCTCATGGCTATCTTCAGATGCAGCCACAAGCAGAGGCTATAACTACAAAAGCATAGGAAACAACACCCCTGTGTATGGCCTCTATGACTGCCGTGGTGATGTGGTTGGCTACTTCTGCCAATTCTGTGTCTCCGCTGCTTCCAGAAGAGTCCTTCAGCACTGCCCTAACAGGGTCTCTGCTGTCATGTACTATAACTTCTGCCTTCTGAGGTACTCCAATCAGAATTTCATTGGAAATGTCACAATAAACCATCCAAGGCATCATGTTGGGAACAAAACTGTGTCTGATGCAGAAGAGATTCAAAAGGGTGAGGATTTCATGAGAAGTTTGATCAGAAAAGCAACTGTGGAGACCAACAAGTTGTACTATATGGATGGCTTCAATTTGAGCTCCACTCAGAGAAGGTATGGTCTGGTGCAGTGCACCAGAGACCTCACCAATGAGAGTTGCAGACAGTGCTTGGAGGCAATGCTAGCACAGGTTCCAAAATGTTGTGAACATAATTTGGGGTGGCTTGTAGGAACTGCAAGTTGTCACATAAAGTATGATGATTATATGTTCTACCTTTTCAACAACCAATCATATATTGTGCCTGGTTTGACAG CTAAACAAGGGGATCCTAGTAAGTCAAGAAACTTGATCATTGGGTTGAGTGTGGTAGGGTTGGTAGTTCTGTGTTTGAGCATATATAGCTTATGTTACTGGAATAGAGTAAGAAAAG ATGGGCTGATAACTGATACTATTCCTCTGTCTGCTTATACAAATTTGCCTATAATCCCATTAATCACAATTCTTGAGAGTACTGATAACTTCTCAGAAGCATCTAAATTAGGTGAAGGTGGATTTGGCCCAGTTTACAag GGAATTCTACCCGATGGAAGACAAGTTGCAGTCAAAAGGCTATCAAAAGCTTCTAGTCAAGGCACAGAGGAGTTTAAGAATGAAGTAACATTTATAGCCAAATTGCAACATTGCAACCTTGTAAGACTTGTGGCATGCTGCTTGgaggaaaatgaaaagataCTTGTTTATGAGTATTTGTCAAATGCAAGTCTTGACTTTCACCTATTTG ATGATGAAAAAAGGAAGCAACTTGATTGGAAACTAAGGTCAAGCATTATTAATGGAATAGCAAGAGGTCTTTTATACCTTCATGAGGATTCTAGACTCAAGGTAATCCACAGAGATCTCAAAGCTAGCAATGTTCTGTTAGATGATGAAATGAATCCAAAGATATCAGATTTTGGATTAGCTAGAGCATTTGAAAATGGTCAGAACCAGGCAAATACAAAGCGAGTAATGGGCACTTA TGGATACATGGCTCCGGAGTATGCTATGGAAGGATTGTTTTCGATGAAATCTGATGTTTTCAGTTTTGGAGTACTTGTTCTAGAAATCATTTGTGGGAAAAAGAACAGTGGATTTTTTCTATCAGATCATGGTCAAAGTCTTCTTTTATAT AGTTGGAGAATGTGGTGCGCAGGAAAATGTTTGGAATTGATGGATCCAGTGTTAGAAAATTCCTACATATCCAATGAAGTTGAGAAGTTTATACAGATTGGTTTGTTGTGTGTTCAAGAAGCAGCAACAACTAGACCAACCATGTCCACTGTCATGGTATTGTTGGCAACTGATGTGATGAACATTCCCAAACCCAACAAACCTGCATTCTCAGTTGGAAGAATGACCTCAGTGGAAGCTTCTGCTTCAAAATGTTCCAAAAGTATTTCCATTAATGATGCATCAATCTCTAGTATTGCACCAAG GTAA